In the Pongo abelii isolate AG06213 chromosome 2, NHGRI_mPonAbe1-v2.0_pri, whole genome shotgun sequence genome, TCTTCTCTAATAGGCAATAAGCCTGGGGCCAATTTCCTATAACAAAGTCTGAATTTCCTGTTGTTATCTGATTATCCAATCATTTATTTCAACAATAAAAGCCTAAGCAAATGTTTGATCTGCTGCCGCATCAGACCTCAAACCATTACTGCTTAGTTGGGcctttttgtcatttaaaaatgaacttttgtCCTTCAAAGGCTGAGCTTTCATTTGGGCTCAGGATCTGTGTAGTCATGGGAGGAATCCCTAGGGGGATTAGTGGAGCTGGGAGATGCAGTGGAAGCAACTGTCcaaaaaaacaagaagcaaaGACAGCAGGAGCACCTTCCTCATTCCCTGATTGTCCCTGCACCTGGGCGGTAAGGATGGCTGGAGGAAGCTTGGGAATGAGAAGGTGCAAAGGGAGCTTTTGAAATATTCTCccacacagagacacagggaaAACATGATTCATGGAATAAAGGGgcttgcaggatttttttttcttttttaaattgcatgATGTGGCTAGGTTATTGAGAAAGCATTTTTGACTGTGATGTGGTTCAGGAAAGAAAGCATTGCTAATAAGCTGGAAGGGAAATTCTCTCTCCATTTACGTATTACCCAATCATTTACATGTGTGTGATAAAAAAAGTGGCCAATCTGAGTATTGGTTTCCTTCAGTTCACATCTCCATACTTATGGTTCCAAGAGTCTAGGTGGATGTTTTATCTAATCCCTCTATACACAGTTCATGCACAAGTATTAACATATTAACCATTTATGGAGAAGTGGTGAGAAAAAAATATGGTAATATGGTGAAAAGCAAGTCACGACATAATATTGTTAGCTTAAGACAACGTTTTGCTGTAAACGTTCATATGCCACACTTACCAACTAGAAGCATAATATATTCACCTAAGTTTCTAGACAGTTTTGTTTCAGAGGGGTGCAGTACTGGGAATGTCACTATGGCTAAACCTTCATTTCCTGCCAGTGTGTGTGaacataaatgaaattaaatgttcatttttttttaaagctgtggACATTATTTAGGCTGACCACCAGGAAGAAGGAAACAGTCTAGTCTAGGCATATTGGTAGatgaaaaattttctaaataatcaCAGATTTATGCCCAAAGACATTAATCTCTTCCTTAGAAAAGCTTTTGGGggaaatatgaaaacatttatcTGCCAAAAGGGGCAACACTAAGCCAACCTATTCCCAGTTGAGGTATAACCCACAGCTTCCTCCTTCAGATCCTAGACATTAATTAGTCATTATTAACTGAACACtaattaatttcattaattctGCTCTTATGTTTATAATTCCGCTCTCTTGGGGTTTCCCCTCTTGTCCTGCCtttctttatttgaatatttagCTTTTTAACAAACTTGATCTAGTAAATATATGACGACTCCTAAACCAAACAAAGAGGATATACTTTCCTTTGACTACATGGATCATTTACAACCACTGACACTGGGCCGTGTTCCAAAGGAAGTCTCAACACATTACAAAGAGAATACATTCCCTGACCGTAAAACAAttacattagaaataaataataagaaaaaaagaatatttttggaaACTTAAAAGTGTACTCCTAAATAACTCATAAATTAAAGAGAGAAGCACATGGAAATAACCTTCAAAATTACCCAACAGTGAAAACTACATCAACACATCAAAAAAACTACAAACTAACCCATCAAATCTTACGGAAGGCAGCTCTAGCAGTGTGCAGACAAATGTATTtgtttaaatgcatttattttaaaacaagaaagattgaaaataaatgagatcagcatctaactcaaaaaaaaaaaaaaagagagagagagaagcagaaaacagCCTTAcaacaaagcaaaaaatgaacataagaagaaatggacaaatccagACCTGTAATATAAAACTTCAACAGACTTCTATTAGAAAGTGAGAGATCAATCAGATGAAAAACCATTaggaatatagaatatataaaaaacacaatcAAAGAGTCCCAAAAGCCTGGTTTCATCCTCCACCTTGAAAGGagtccttttactttcttttagttCCACTGGAGCCAAAAAACCAACCATCACCGTCTGCTCTGGGCCTGCAGGCTCAGCTCGACTCTTGCTCTGCATCTCTGTTCTACATCCAACCCACAAGTTTctttggcctgtttttgtttgttttgcttcattGCAGTTAGTGTTTTCactttattgtttaaatttatttttaaaaatttctttccaattttctaggtttttattttattttattttattttatctgtcaTTGTTATGTGTCAGGAGCAGACAAGATACACTGGAGATAAACTGTGTCATCTTGACCAGAAGTCATCTTAACCAGAAgtcatctcttttaaaattttttccatctatttttatttttgaataggaATACCTGTATATAGTAAAACATTCCAAGCAAGAGATATAgagttttatataatattttatataattaaattcaCCAATTATCAGCTTTATCACATTATAGAGTATGCGTTAGTTTTTTTCTAAGAagtttttccattaaaataacCCTTGGATCTAGCCTCTCTTTACTAGCCTTTGCTCCAACAGCCTTTCTGCTTTCTTACATGCTTAAATATTACATCTTTTCTATCCCATTTGACCATGATGTTTCTCTCCCCCTCACCTACCAATGCTTTTTATCACTCCTCATGTGTAATACAAATCTCTAAAATAACCTCATTATCCCAAATCTGTGTTCTCTGGTGACTAAAAGTCTCTTCTAAGAAGTCTTCCCTGATTAAACCAAAATTCACCTTCCATCCTAGACTTTGTTTACAGATATGTATGCATGTTGGATTATGATTCATCAGTCTCTGTAAAGTGTGTGTTTACAGATTGGAATTCATGCTTTCAACAACACATCAAGGTTAAAGAGTTAACAGCTTAAAATGGAAAAAGCCTGGGGCCTCGGGTCAAACGAATCCAAATTTAGATCCTAGCTCCGTTATTGTATGAGACTTGGTCTCTCTGAGTCTTCCTATCTGTAAATTGATGATGACAATGCCTGAATTCCAGGCTGttgcaaggaaaaaataaaacaatgtatatataaaagtttgGTACAGTAGCAAACATATAGTTATTTCTCAATAAATAACAGTTTGCTCTCTTTTCTGCCTTCTATATATTTCTTAAGCTTATTATGCTACAAGCTGCTTTAGTGTCAGGAACTGCTTCTAACTAAAAGCATTGGCTCAGAGTTCCTACATAATGGATGTCCAGGTGTGATGAAGATGTGCACACACCACTTCCCAGCTGCTCTGACAATTCTCCCATCAGGGCTATTGGAACACTCAAAAAAACATCACTTCTCAGAGGCCCATGATCTTACTACAGGCAGTACATTGGAGGGAAGTCTCTGGGGTCTAGAGCAAACTGCCTCATCAAATAAACagagaagttacaggcaaagagTCCAGGTACATTAACTAGAGGCCCCAACTCACCTGAAAGAACCAGCTCCCCTGAAGCAGAATGAGACTTGACCGCAATAGCTCCAGAAGTACATTGTTCCGAACAAGGAACTCTAGGAAGGCAACGAGGCCTGTCAGAAAGATGACCAAAACCAGCAGCTGGTGCACAAAGATGTCCAGCATTTCCCGGCCATGAGTGTGGTTGTAGAAGATAAAAgctgatggggaaaaaacagattaTCTTTTTCAGTGGAACCAAAGACCACccactgtttctctctctccctctctctgtagaCAGAATTTTACGCATACACACATTTGTCCAAAAGAGCAGGTGCCCACTGATTCCCACAGTACTGCATTTTTGGAGACATCACCACCTCATTAGAATAGGATCTTTGAaatcaaaccctctttttgcttTCCCTGACCTTTATTCTCTCTCTAACACATTGTGACATTTTCAACGAATGGATTCTCATTATCTCAGGGTGTTAACtgtatttttgaatgaatatcTTTTCCTCTTTATCTAAATGAAAAGGATTAAGATGAAGTTGGAATCTCcataagatgaaaatatttcaaagcatCTTCTAAGCAGGACAAAGAATACTAAGTATGGCAAGTGCAATAATTCAGATGAGCACACAGATGAATAAGTCAAAGCATCGCCTTAAGGAACTTAGTCCATTGGAGGAGGAAAACACATACGGGTGGATTTTGACAGATATAACAACATGCTCTGGAAGCTCCCAAGAAGTAGTAAATAACTGCATTTCTTCATCCCATAGACAGATTCCAACTTCATCTTTTTcatgaagacaaagagaaaagattGAAACAAAAATATGGTAACCCCCTGAGATAATGAGAACTGGGCTATTAGTTGTTGACATCCATCTTTTATCCAGCCCTTGTTCCTAAGAGGTATGGGCAAAAGTTCTCATCTTTGGATGCCAGAGGCAAGGTGAGTAGGAAGTGATTGCCTCCTGATCAATTTGTGGTTATCTATTTCCAAAATCAATCTATTTCTTACATGTGTCgtacatgaaaaaaaatcattaaatgcttgttttctttttttctccctatgGTAACTGGGAGACCAGCTGaacaaaaaatagtttttaattaacTTTCCAAAATTAGGACCCCATATTTTTTATGTGACTGCATTTTTTGGACCCTACTTATCATCAAATGGCAGAGTATTACCGTATCAATATGAAAAAGCCTATTAGTAGATAGTGGAAGCTGTTCCACTGTGAGTGCCTGCCTCATTTTAGTGTATTCATGCTTTATTACTCTGGGATCAGTTTTCGTttgttaaaagtgaaaaaaaatgataatcttCAGAACAACCCAGAGATGAGTAACCTTCGTAAGTTGTCCTTGGAGACAGACGTGAAATGTGAACATAGCAATTGAACAATTGTGTTAGCCCAGTTCTACTAAATGAGTCAGTACAGCATGTAGATTTTTGGCGCCCTGCCTAGGACACCCAAATATTTCATTATGGCCCAGATATATGGCCTTATCAATCAAGGCTGCAACAAGATGCCAGAGGTATATTAATATGAAGGGCTACATAAATGCTCACTAATAGAGAAAGGTACATGAAAATACTCACTAATACTTACCCTCCACAAATAAGGCATTTGACAACATTAACTTGGTTAAGGACACAGGAAGTGAACTGATGGTGAAACATAAGATATCTGCCACACCCAACAgcccaaagaagaaatacatggTGAAATGATGCCAGCCCAGGAGTTGGTTCCAGTGACCCTGTTTATAGTCATATAACATCAGATGGGGCCCTCCAGGAATAAACtgctccccagccatgcctgcaAAGAAACATATCACAGTTTTAGCAACTCTGCTTTACCTAGAATTCAAGAAGATGCAGGAGGACTAGTCCATTGCTTATTCCAATCTAATGTCCTTTTGTGACATTAATTCTTCTCTCTGAGCTGTTCCCTAACAGCTGAGCGCTGGCACTTTAGGCTTCTTTTGGAGGTTCAGATGCTGGTTCAAATAAATAGTTTTAGTCAAAGATAGCCAATTGAATCAAACAGCTATTTCAGATCTTCAATGCCAATGATCTTAGTTCCACTGCCTATTCCAATTTAATGACTGAGATACATCCTGAATTATTTGGAGATTTGAATTTGGGAGACAACTCCTATGGAGATAGATTATTTCCTTCTTAAATACTACGTCTTTGGGTAGCTGCCATAAAATAGGGGGTTGTGCTTGGTACCAGATAAAAATGCTAAAGAGTTCAGCTTTTCTCCAATTGTGATAACTGAGAAAGCCCAGacaggactgggcacagtggctcacacctgtaatcccaacacttcgggaggccaaggcgggcagatcactggaggtcaggagtttgcaaccagcctggccaacatggtggaaccccatctctactaaacatacaaaaattagccaggtgtggtggtaggtgcttgtaatcctagctacttgggagctgaggcacaactgcttgaaccccagaggcagaggttacagtgagccaagataatgccactgcactccagcctggccaatagaccgagactccatcttaaaaaaaaaaaaaaaaacaggaaaaaaaagcccAGATAGATACAGCAGATGATCTGGTCTGGTATGCAAACAGTTAAACTTTCCTACAGATACTGCCTTATTTGCTAATCTACAGAATTTGGCAAGGAAATGTCCCTCTTTGGAAATGTTACTGTGTAATTTGATGCCATAGCAAAGACCTGTTGCCATGAATAAATCATGAAGAAATCTAATGGGAAAATtggaaattttatcttttataatggAGAGGCTACAGTGGAACTCTCAAGaacacagaacattttcattgaaTCTTCATATGGAAGATTCAGTGGAAAGGCCTTAGAAGTCATCTGGCCTAATCTCTTTCTCCAATTTaggaaccaagaaaaaaagatgagtgCAGAAGGCTAAAGTCTTCTACAGCCTATCAGAAATTATTTATTACTGAAGCTTTTCCATAATAACTTGATTAATTTCATATCATTTGCAAAATGGTTTTTGATAGGGTTTATTCTTTCAGAGATCAGAACaattgatataaaattatttcagaagcTCCAACcaattctttaaaagaaattcacTTTGACCAGGTAGGCAAGTTAACTACTATGACTAATTCATTAAGAAATAGCTCTTTGTATAAGTGTAAATTATTACCTTCCCAATGAATTGTATCAGATAGAAATTATAATTAGAATATGTGTTgagatatttttgaataaaaattcattttagcaACTTCATGATTTtatattgtttcatattttacatatgaaaacACCTAAAAGGTAAAAATAGAACACAGAATGGTCCACTCACCAGTTAAAGCCATGCCAACTATTGTAATTCCCTCCAAAATTTCCAATCGATAGAATAATGTTTTGGAACCAAGGTAGCAGGTTCGCTTTTGCTTTTTGTAGATATACTTCAGAATACTCTTTGTACACCACCAAAGaccaataataaaaaagaaggttCCAGGTAGGGCATGACCTCTGAAATTCCCCATGATCTACAAATATAAgaacacacagaaaataaaagacatttcatTGCCAGAATCTGGACAAAACATCACTTGTTTCCATAAAGTACACTCTCTTCTGATTATTATGGATACATCACTGAGGATGATTCTGAGGATCCTACATTACTGTGCATAGTAGTAAATACCAGTACAATATCAATAataccaataaaaacaaaataaaaactcacaTTTGTTGAATACTTACCATGTACTCTGCACTGTGTCAAGTGTTTTATGTTCAGTCTTCAACCTAATTTATGCAACATACCCATGAATGAAGCATTGTTACCCCTTTTTCTTTAGGGATACTCATTTAGAGAGGTTAGACCACTTGCCCAAATCTCACAAATATTAAGcaaatttccattatttttaagacagaaatcaaaagGATTTCTTCACATCCACAGTATATACTTCGCCATACAGTGGCCCTTCAAGCCTATCCGAAGGAAAGTGATATGAAAGTTTTATCTTTATGTTTAAAACTTGAAATGATGTGAAATTGCCTACACATTCTTTTAGGTTgataatttcaaaatatcaagCATCAAGTGTACGGAAGAAACAATTAGTGTTCATGAAATATCTGTGTGCTGCTCCCCACCCTTTCCCAGTCTCTCCCTCCAGTTAGATTGGGCCCATGTTTTAGTTCTGGCTAATACACTATAAGCTGAACTACAACATGTCACTTTCCAAGCTGGGTCAGTTAGCAGTCTACATGACTCCTTTAcctctctcttctcctgcctgggcaaACTTGGTGTGGCATATCTGCAACCCAGAAGGTGATCAACCAGCCTGCTTCAGATTTTGTAAGAAACAATCCCTTATTGTGGTAAGGCAATGAAACTTTGAGATTTACTGTTAAAACACCTTAGCCCCACCTAGCCAGATATCAAGCCAAATCAAACTGCAAACTTTCTTTATATCATTGCCACATGGTGGAGTCACTTCTGGTTAATAAACAGAAATACCCTCCATTTTTGGTccctgttattaaaaaaaaaaaagaattatgtgagTTTTTAATTACATGAGTAGCCCTTTGTTGAAACATATCATACCATCAACAGAATAATGAAAAGAGAGTCCAGAATCACCCTTGTGGATCTGACACTAGGCCAGGTCCAAGGAAACTCATGAAAGGAGATTTCAGGATTTCCCCTGGCCCAGCAGATTTATTTTATCTCTAGGTGATAATGGGCTGCTCAGTTCAGGACAGACCCCTTTGGGTTACTTCCATCCCTCTGATACAACTGTGAAACTCAGGGGGAAACTTGGAAGCTGACCCAAACACTAAAAGTCTCTTATATCTCAGTGGCAACCCCAGGCAGTCATTTCAGGACACCGTTGAATCGTCCAAACCATCCAAGGGTCTCAGGCTCAATATGTCACATAGTGCTATGTGCAGGTCCTTGTCCTAACTATGCCTGTAACAGTGTGTTTGGGTCATGTTTCTTAACCTTTCTAAGCCTTCGATCTTGATTAATAAAAGAAGGAGGCAGGCCTAGATGAAACCTGGAGTTCTTTCCTGCCCTAAAAGTCtctgatttattgatttattatctTAACCACCACCTTTATCACAGTGTTGCTGAGTTCTGTTTTGGTTTAGGCAATCATATGGGATTGAGAAAATTTCTATATAGGATTGAAAAGTATATACAGACTGCcaattttttgaacttttctgAAAATGAGTTGTATTTGGTTTAAGAAgtcttaaacattttatatttctcagTACAGGAAGCCCACTTGCAGGTATTtatcttgaaaatataaatggaaatacaaGCACTAGGAGAATGTCAAATAAATTATGCAGCCACTGAAAATAAGGTTTTCAAATAACTTAAATGATAGGGGAcatatttagttaaaaaaaataggattAAAAATTAGGGGAAGGGGCTTTGAATTTGGATTATCTAAGTCTGAATACCAACTTTATAATTTGTTAGTTAcataactttgggcaagttacttaacccctcAGTGccacagttttctcttctgtaaaatgggacaaaTAACAGTACCTACATTAAAATGAATTACTCCAAAGCAAATAACCCACAGTACTGTTAAATAAGCTCATGTTATCTTCAACCTACCTCTAACTACCAGagtaaaacaaaagtaaaaccaAATGAACAATTTTACTTAGATACTAAGATGGATATAGAAAATCAAGAAACATTGATACAATTCATCTGGCAATCATTGATGTAGTGCCCAAGACATTTCTCTTGCTGTTGTCTTAGAGGGTTACTGGGATAATCTGTGGTTATTGAACTCCTTGACTGCAATGAGAGAATAAACTCCTTGAAAGCAGAGGCCATATATCCATTCTTCTTTCTATTCCCCACTGGTTGTCCACTGCCTTACATACTATGAGGTTCTAAATTTACAAGGAGTTAC is a window encoding:
- the TMEM45A gene encoding transmembrane protein 45A isoform X2, translating into MGNFRGHALPGTFFFIIGLWWCTKSILKYIYKKQKRTCYLGSKTLFYRLEILEGITIVGMALTGMAGEQFIPGGPHLMLYDYKQGHWNQLLGWHHFTMYFFFGLLGVADILCFTISSLPVSLTKLMLSNALFVEAFIFYNHTHGREMLDIFVHQLLVLVIFLTGLVAFLEFLVRNNVLLELLRSSLILLQGSWFFQIGFVLYPPSGGPAWDLMDHENILFLTICFCWHYAVTIVIVGMNYAFITWLVKSRLKRLCSSEVGLLKNAEREQESEEEM
- the TMEM45A gene encoding transmembrane protein 45A isoform X1, which codes for MTNDSEGKMGFKHPKIMGNFRGHALPGTFFFIIGLWWCTKSILKYIYKKQKRTCYLGSKTLFYRLEILEGITIVGMALTGMAGEQFIPGGPHLMLYDYKQGHWNQLLGWHHFTMYFFFGLLGVADILCFTISSLPVSLTKLMLSNALFVEAFIFYNHTHGREMLDIFVHQLLVLVIFLTGLVAFLEFLVRNNVLLELLRSSLILLQGSWFFQIGFVLYPPSGGPAWDLMDHENILFLTICFCWHYAVTIVIVGMNYAFITWLVKSRLKRLCSSEVGLLKNAEREQESEEEM